The genome window TGGGATCCGTTAACtatttaggaaagttttgtaatgtaaagaaatgagtgggatggagggagtaatattttttaaacttttattcaaaaattttttgaaaaaaacgttatgaaattatattttataagagtttcaAAATACCTGTAAACCGTGAACGTAAACTATCTTACGGGATGGAGGAGAGGGTGGGAGAGTTTAAACTCATAGTTGTAATGATTTTCAAGCTCGAAATTAACTTCGGTAATATTTTTATAGACGACAAACTCTTCTCAAAAGACTAACATAAACGTGTAAGGATGAAAGAACAATGTCAGTTTCAAGTTCGAACCCCTTCAAATTGTTCGAACTCAGTCCAAACTCAATAAAGTAATGATttttgagtttgaaattttgcTCGATAAAAATTTGATGGATTCAAATTCAACTTATCTGctcaaattgatttattttgaaatttcatTCGCTTATCAGCATCTTTCAGCCGGCTTCAGTCTTCACTCTATCTATTCATCtctatttttaattagatatttAGGGATCTCTCTTGTTCATAGATCTTGAAGCTAGATAAATATCGATGTTGACGAAAACTCGTTGTGAtaattttttacttaaattCAACCTTGATACGTaaactttatataattttttaatatttatttataatatatataatatatacatagaaTAAGTAAATAAAAGGTCAATTAGACTAAAGGGCTTAgctattataatattgtaaatgtctaattttaatagttttgtagaattatttattttaattttggaacTATAACCATCATGGCATCATCAACCACATATGTAAGTTCCCACCCAAACAACCCTTCTTTCCTCAATCCAAACTTTCTGAATTTCCGATTGTATCAATATCTagattataatcatatatagaCAACATAGTTGTGTTTTTTAAACCTTGAATCAATTTATTGCAACGACAGGCAACATATATGAACTTATTCATTATAATTTAAGGCAGGAAGTGCAGAAAAACTACAGCAACAAAGAACTCAGATAACATCAACACCTTTTTGGCACGAATGACACCATTTCCTTCTCCAGATCATAAACAACCAACATGTTCCTTTGCTGCATGTTCCCCAAAACTGATGTTCCATCGCCCGAAATCGCCATTGTCAAGCACCACTTTCCACTCCGCGGATCATTTATCATATAGTTATCAAGCTCAATGTCAGCATTCTCAAAATGAAACACAAGCTTCGGAACCACAACACTGGAGTGCAAATTAAAGCATGCAACATAGCCATCTGAACTCGTATCATCCACGGTTGCGTTCATCTGTGAAGCAAATTCATTCGCCACTCTATGAAACGCTTCTTCTTCTAAGACAGTGTTGGTTGTGCTAGCATCAATCGCCATTCCCCCATTACCATCATCATTCACTGCAAATTTATCCTCATCAATGTCGAGCCTAGCGTCTCCGACTGAAATTCCGCACAACATAACGTAATAGAAAGAAGGGTAGATTTTGTTCTTAACCAAGTAAGTAGTTTTTGTGGTTGCACTGTCTAAGGAGAAATTTGGTACTGATCCTAAAAAAAGTGTACTAATGCTTTTCGTATCATCAGCAATAGAAGGCAAGCAATAGGAAAACTTCGACACATTGAGCTGTGAAACCAGAGACATCATTCCCCGACCCATCCCCATTACGCCCCCGAATCCATCTTCTTCGAAGAAATGATTGTCCTGTCCACACCCGAATGCAAGGTCGGAAACTTTAGCGTTTTCACCGAATGTGAATGTCTCTGTTGCCATAGTTCCCCTAGTATAAGTATCCTTATTGTATACGTAGGTATAGGTACATATATCTATGGCGCAAAGTGATAGCTGCAGCGCGTCACAAAAGGGGCTGGAGCAGGATAAATTAGAGAACGACGATGACTTTTCTGAATCAAACAACAATGTGGATTGTTTCATGCAGTTTAAACATGGCTTGCATTGTGTCCAGATTAAGTCAGCACCGGTGTTGATTACTGCATTGTAACGTACTGGTGGAGTGCCAATTCCGACTTGCATTACATATTCCAGACCAGTTATGGTGGGATGAACTTGAGATGAAATTTGTGTACCTGCTAATAGCATAGCTTTCAAAGTCTCTCTTCTCTGCTTCTCGCGCTTCAGTGCATGTCGTATGCGctcaaattttgtcaaacttTTACCGGAATCAATATGTTGGAGAGCGATTCTGAGTCCAGATACTGGAGGTGATTGTTGCAGAGTAACTATAGACGATGAACATGGTAATGCAATGAATGAGAGTGTAAATAATAAGCTTACGAGTACAGCTGGAATTGAAGAATATGAATGTAATTGTGATTTCATCATTGATTAATAGTATAGATCCTGCAAACTAAGCATATTATATAAGCAAGGGATCTACCTATAGCTTGGTGTGGAATGTATGAGTGTTGGTTTCCAAAATGTAGGAGAAAATTAAGGGAGCTTTATTGTGTGAGGTCAAACTGAACATATCACAGCATTTAGCATGGTGTATATATGAAATACTTGTAGTTAGTATTTCTTGTAATGGGTCTGAAATGTGTGTATGGGCTTGTACTGTGAAATAAACAGGATGTACAAAGGAGGCCAGGGCATGTAAAAAAGCATCAAAATATATAGAACTAAATTGAGTACTAGGACAAATATGAGCCATCTCACATCTGTTAATGGCAAGTTTATACTTGTCAAAACTTTGTGTTTGGCCGAAAGCTTCTGCAGAGTTTTAGTCTGGATCGAAAAGTCCAGGATAGCTTAATGTACGTGGGTTGTTTTGTTTGCTACGAAGTACAAAGGATGAATACATGTTGTATAAGAATTCCTAATTGCACGAAGTTTAATCAGGATCATCATCCCTCTGTAATGCTTAGTTATGACAATCGATGCAGACAGACTATAGAGCGAGAATTCAAAGGGAAACAAGAGGTAGAGGTAGGATCAGTTCTAGAGAATAGAGGAGTTGCCCCAAATCGGAGCCTCGAAATATCGACAAATCAGAAGAAATGATGGTTTGTAAATTGTATGATAGGCAAAGGATCAAATGCACGCGAAATAGAAAGAAATTAGAATcaaaatatagataataaagAGCAAATATTAAAAGTCAATCATTTCAGAGTAAAGGTTATAAATATTATGCCGAAAGCACCAAcgaaaagtattatatatttacaatagcaaactttttgcataCATTTGAAAGCCTAGCaacaattataaaatacaaCTAATTGTTTTTCTTAATATTCCAAGAGTCTAATACAAGAGGTGGGAAAAGGTTTGAAGCTAAATATTGAGCAATAATTGCTTAAAAGTAACATCACAACCTGTTGAGAGAGAAATGATCTCTGTATACAAATGTAAGATTAGACCCTTGTGTTGTAGTCTTGGTGTATTATTCCCTCATACATGTTTTCTGCCCTAccataaacaaaataaagatcCAGATTTATGATTTTGCTGGAAAGACTTAACTTGCATACTGCCATACAAGTGTAGGATCAGACGAATCAGGTATATAAATACTCATCAAAAATTTATCAGATCAATCTGTATTGCCGCCTACAACAAAACATTAGACCACAGCATGAAAATTACACAATGCATTGCCAGAATTTCTTTTTTGCGATTTAACATCAAGTCATTGCATGAAAATTACACAATGCATTGCCAGAATTTCTTTTTTGCGATTTAACATCAACTATAATTTAGCACATAGTTGATCCTATCTGCTATGACTGAGACACCTTTAgagaaacaaatatatttacctAAAAGGCTAAAACCGATCCGGTCTAATTTTTAACTTGTCCATTGTACATTTAGGGCAAAATATTTCTCTCAAGACAACAAAAATAACCTAGCAAAGTAAATCTACAAGACGTTAAACACTAGGGGCGCAAATCCGAATAAGTCAAATGAGAAGAGCTTTGTTCTCTCACATGAACATGGTTGATACTATCCGGCTTACAGTAATAGCGGAAGTgcatatacatatttaaactaCATACATGAATTAAGAGAAGAAATCATTATAGGAGCTTTAGACTTGCCTGTTGCTGCTCCTAAAAAGAACCAAAGATACTGGATCTTGAGGGCCAAGATGGAAAAGCTGCCAGACTATGTATACGCATGTAGTTATGCtgtaaaatttgcaaaaattcattAATTTCATTATTCTTCAGGGCATAACTGGTAAAATGATGTTTATACTCATAGTTGGCAATAAGAAAATGGAAAAATGTGAGTATAGAACATATTACATTGTGCGATGATTTTGCaatcaaaagaaaataagaggggtgtattggattgggattttaaagcatttttttgcattcatgaaatccgagggtattcgattgggattgtttgaaatccattaaaatcttgaggtattcaattgggattttaaactatgctacaaaatctagtggtattcaattgggattttaaattatgctttaaaatccgatggtattcaattgggattgtttaaaatccattaaaatctgatggtattcaaatgctgatggattttttttcatttcataaaatgatggattttgtggcattcttcagtgtattttaagttttttgaaatcccaccaaattcaatgggattttgaagcattgtacctaaatcctatcaactctgcgacatttcatcaagaatccgcaaaaaatcaaaatcccatacaatccattaaaatccatagactaaaaacaatgtattaaaatcccaatcgaatacacccccgtaagaATGTTAAACCTGATCGTTTAGTCCTTGAAATATTAGCTCCGCTAGGTTTGGGAGAATTATATGGGATGGAAAGGAAAACAGTGAACAAAATTAAAGAGAGATAAAGGAGGTAGAGgggagagaaagaaaaatgaggaagcgaaaattttatataatgagaTCTGTGAAGAAAATTGGCAGGTGGGAGAAGGGagcattttttttccaaaatagtAGGTTTGAGCTCTAGTTTAGATTGttaggaatgaaaattataggcCCTGTTTAGTAATAACTGGTTAGTGGTTGGCGCATTGAATTAGTTGCTTTTACTAGAGGATTGAATTAGTTGTTTCAAATAAATTGTTTGAATATCTATAACTAAAAAAGCTCCCCAAAGtaactttttcaaaatcaacAGACTGAGTTGAGAATCTTAActatttttttaagtataatacTGAAAAAGTTCCATGATATTGACTTCTCAAAATAACCTGATAGGAATAAAGTATAAGAAGTTAGTTTTCGATATTGTATGAAACAAGATAATAATGACATAACaaaatgttttcttttaaaaagaataacattaCTCTCCAACTTTTTATGCATTAAACAATGCATGTCTTCCCTGAATGCAGATGCATCTTTTGGATCGAACCAATATGAAAACTGAAATCAGATGTAATATATGAGAGAGATAGAGATAGAGAGATTAACTAAGAAAGAGCGAAAAATGTACCATTTCCAAATCTCCCATTTAGAATCTCATAGGTACTTGCTTAATCGGAAGAGATTTATCATGTGAATCACAAAGAAAGCACAATCAACTGAATTTTTTTGTTGAGGAATCTAAGCGGGAATCAAGTATGATAGTTAATATATAGAGAAAACATGTTATCAAAAACAAGAAAGAAACACACAAAATCCAAGGCACAACTAGAGAGACTTACCTCAACTTGTCTTTTGATAACATTTGGCATATCTGAATTTGATCTTTTCgtatttgtccaaaattttcCCAAAAACCTAAATTGATTAGAACTTGCAAAGTatattaaaaattgtattaataCTTCAATTATATTAGAAAACAAATAATCTTACCATTCAATTGTCTTGAAAATCGAAGATTCGAAGTACTCGAGTGATATGGTAACGAGTCTAGATGGAGCACGATCGGACTTGAGTTTGCTTCCTAGTCCCCGAAGCAAACAATCACCAAGTTATAatgtttattatataatattttattttaaaaccaaAATTGAAACTACTAGTTATGATGAATACTTTCTTAAGTTGCACAAAGATCTTAAAAGATAGTTTGAGAAACTTACTCGCTGTAGATTGGAAGAAGAATGTACGCATATTCATTGAACTTCAACTTTTTCCCTAGAGTTGCCTTAGGTTCCAACTATTGAATACAAGAAtaaggaaaaataaatataataaaaatataaatatataaaaatagggCTCCATCGCATTTTGGTGGATATTTATATCGTATATTGAATAAAAGTTAGAGAGATTGAGAGACCCTCTTATATTTCCCTTCCATCTTTTGGTAGGTGTCAGGATCTTGAAGTAAAAAAATTTTACTTCAAGATTCATGTCAATCTCTCTAACTTTTATTCAATATACCTTATAAAATATCCACCAAAAATGCGATGGAGccctatttttatatatttatatttttattatatttatttttccttaTTCTTGTATTCAATAGTTGGAACCTAAGGCAACTCTAGGGAAAAAGTTGAAGTTCAATGATTACTCGTATGATCTTTTTCCAGTCTACATCGAGTAAGTTTCTCAAACTATTTTTTAAGATCTTTGTGCAACTTACGAAAGTTTTCATCATAACTAAAAGTTTcaattttgtttttcaaaaaaaaaatataaaataaacattatAGCTTGGTGATTGCTTGCTTCGGGGACGGGAACGCAAACTCAAGTCCAATCGTTCTCCATCTAGATTTGTTATCATATCACTCAAGTACTCCGTTTTTCAAGACAATTGAATGGTaagattttttttgatataattgaagtattaatacaatttttaatataatttgcaAGTTTTAATCCTTGTaggtttttgaaaaaattatggaCAAATACAAAACAATCAAATTCAGATATGCCAAATGTTATCAAAAGACAATTGAGGTAAGTCTCTCTGGTAATGCCTTGGATTTTGTGTGTTTCTTTCTTGTTTTTGATAGCATGTTTTCTCTATATCCCAATTGTCATACTTGATTCTCTCCTAGGttccttaacaaacaaattCAATTGATTGTGCTTTGTTTGTGATTCACATGATGAATCTCTGCTTTAAGCAAGCACCTATGAGATTCCAAATGGAAAATTTGGAAATGGTGCATTTTACGCTC of Daucus carota subsp. sativus chromosome 3, DH1 v3.0, whole genome shotgun sequence contains these proteins:
- the LOC108210999 gene encoding aspartic proteinase nepenthesin-1, which gives rise to MMKSQLHSYSSIPAVLVSLLFTLSFIALPCSSSIVTLQQSPPVSGLRIALQHIDSGKSLTKFERIRHALKREKQRRETLKAMLLAGTQISSQVHPTITGLEYVMQVGIGTPPVRYNAVINTGADLIWTQCKPCLNCMKQSTLLFDSEKSSSFSNLSCSSPFCDALQLSLCAIDICTYTYVYNKDTYTRGTMATETFTFGENAKVSDLAFGCGQDNHFFEEDGFGGVMGMGRGMMSLVSQLNVSKFSYCLPSIADDTKSISTLFLGSVPNFSLDSATTKTTYLVKNKIYPSFYYVMLCGISVGDARLDIDEDKFAVNDDGNGGMAIDASTTNTVLEEEAFHRVANEFASQMNATVDDTSSDGYVACFNLHSSVVVPKLVFHFENADIELDNYMINDPRSGKWCLTMAISGDGTSVLGNMQQRNMLVVYDLEKEMVSFVPKRC